One Citricoccus sp. K5 DNA window includes the following coding sequences:
- a CDS encoding LysR substrate-binding domain-containing protein — protein sequence MDLRQMRYFVAVAEERHFGRAAERLHMAQPPLSQQIKQLETTLGTKLFERTTRRVDLTDAGQLMLERARQILADVEALAKDVREVGAGAAGVLRVGFVGSATYRVMPAVVQLARRELPGVRLHVMGEMLTPQIEQGLLENRLDVAVLRPPVQSSELLLDALEGDSLVVALPAQHRLATAGGPVPLAELAGEDFVSYPQGSAVATITSEACRQAGFRPRVVQEATETSTLLAFVGAGMGLALVPDGARRAAASPIAYRELESAPEVGLAIAWKHGSRSGLIPPFRALAHRAVSDVRHGQPGLVHPPSPDQQERP from the coding sequence GTGGACCTGCGCCAGATGCGTTATTTCGTGGCCGTGGCCGAGGAACGGCATTTCGGGCGGGCGGCCGAGCGGCTGCACATGGCTCAACCACCGCTCTCACAGCAGATCAAGCAGCTGGAGACCACTCTGGGCACCAAGCTCTTCGAGCGCACCACGCGACGGGTGGACCTCACTGATGCCGGGCAGCTCATGCTGGAGCGGGCCCGGCAGATCCTGGCCGATGTCGAGGCTCTGGCCAAGGACGTCCGCGAGGTTGGTGCCGGCGCCGCGGGCGTCCTGCGCGTCGGCTTCGTCGGCTCGGCCACCTACCGGGTCATGCCGGCCGTGGTGCAGCTGGCCCGGCGCGAGCTGCCTGGGGTCCGGCTGCACGTGATGGGGGAGATGCTCACCCCGCAGATCGAACAGGGGCTGCTGGAGAACCGGCTCGATGTCGCCGTCCTGCGCCCGCCGGTGCAGTCCTCGGAACTGCTGCTCGACGCCCTCGAGGGTGACAGCCTCGTGGTCGCCCTCCCGGCCCAGCACCGGTTGGCCACCGCCGGCGGCCCCGTGCCGTTGGCCGAGCTCGCGGGGGAGGACTTCGTGAGTTACCCGCAGGGGTCCGCCGTCGCCACCATCACTTCCGAGGCCTGCCGGCAGGCGGGCTTCCGCCCGCGCGTCGTGCAGGAGGCCACGGAGACCTCGACCCTGCTGGCCTTCGTGGGTGCGGGCATGGGCCTGGCCCTGGTGCCCGACGGCGCCCGGCGGGCTGCGGCGTCCCCCATCGCCTACCGCGAACTCGAGAGTGCACCCGAGGTCGGCCTCGCCATCGCCTGGAAGCACGGCAGCCGCTCCGGACTCATCCCGCCCTTCCGGGCGCTCGCCCATCGTGCCGTGTCTGACGTGCGCCACGGCCAGCCCGGCCTCGTCCATCCTCCGTCCCCTGACCAGCAGGAGCGTCCATGA
- a CDS encoding DASS family sodium-coupled anion symporter: MTQTSSDARAATTPEQPEPQSDALDSGGKRNWWLLALGPAAGLLLALVLPASLSFEGRAVAGCALWMAVWWMTEAAPIPVTSLLPLVLFPLFGMAPMKDVAAPYADSVVFLVMGGVILGLATERSNLHLRVALLTIRMVGTKPAQIVFGLMAASAFISAWVSNTATAVIMVPIAVSILQLVRRVDPEAGGKRFAASMLLGVAYGVTIGSTATLIGQPPMALMKGYLMESHGFDLQFGHWMLVGVPWAIVMLVIAWLVLTKFVFRAEVSEIPGGKQMIKDELAKLGRLTTPERRVGVIFLLAIFFWVFVPFIADIPAVASALPFLGTISDTQVAMAAAIACFLVPAEKRSVDPNGTALLRWSAAKEIPWGLLLLFGGGLSLSAMFTATGFSEWLGGQVGALSGVPTWLVLLIVIVVALALTELTSNTATAAAFFPIFGAVAVGLGMDPLFMTIAVTLAVCSAYMLPVATPSNAVAFGSGEVTIKQMVRAGVWLNLVSLALIMLVMYTLVPLVFPGGM, encoded by the coding sequence ATGACCCAGACCTCTTCCGACGCCCGCGCGGCCACCACACCGGAACAACCCGAACCCCAGTCAGACGCGCTCGACTCCGGCGGCAAGCGCAATTGGTGGTTGCTGGCCCTGGGACCGGCAGCCGGCCTGCTGCTGGCTCTGGTGCTGCCGGCATCGTTGTCCTTCGAGGGCCGCGCCGTGGCCGGCTGCGCCCTGTGGATGGCTGTCTGGTGGATGACCGAGGCCGCGCCCATCCCGGTGACGTCCCTCCTGCCGCTCGTGCTGTTCCCGCTGTTCGGGATGGCACCCATGAAGGACGTGGCCGCACCGTACGCCGATTCGGTCGTCTTCCTCGTGATGGGCGGCGTGATCCTGGGGCTCGCCACGGAACGGTCCAACCTGCACCTGCGCGTGGCACTGCTGACCATCCGGATGGTCGGCACCAAGCCCGCGCAGATCGTGTTCGGCCTGATGGCGGCCTCGGCCTTCATCTCCGCCTGGGTGTCCAATACCGCCACCGCCGTCATCATGGTGCCGATCGCCGTCTCGATCCTGCAGCTGGTGCGCCGCGTCGACCCGGAGGCCGGCGGCAAGCGGTTCGCCGCGTCCATGCTCCTCGGTGTCGCCTACGGCGTGACGATCGGTTCCACCGCCACCCTGATCGGCCAGCCGCCGATGGCGCTCATGAAGGGTTACCTCATGGAGTCCCACGGCTTCGACCTGCAGTTCGGTCACTGGATGCTGGTCGGGGTGCCCTGGGCCATCGTCATGCTCGTGATCGCCTGGCTGGTGCTGACCAAGTTCGTGTTCCGTGCCGAGGTCTCCGAGATCCCGGGCGGCAAGCAGATGATCAAGGACGAACTGGCCAAGCTCGGCCGGCTGACCACCCCGGAACGCCGTGTGGGCGTCATCTTCCTGCTGGCAATCTTCTTCTGGGTCTTCGTCCCCTTCATCGCGGACATCCCCGCCGTGGCTTCAGCCCTGCCGTTCCTGGGCACCATCTCGGACACCCAGGTCGCCATGGCCGCCGCCATCGCCTGCTTCCTCGTACCCGCCGAGAAGCGCTCCGTGGACCCGAACGGCACCGCCCTGCTCCGCTGGTCCGCAGCCAAGGAGATCCCGTGGGGGCTGTTGCTGCTCTTCGGAGGCGGGCTGTCCCTCTCCGCGATGTTCACGGCCACCGGCTTCTCGGAGTGGCTGGGCGGCCAGGTGGGCGCCCTCAGTGGAGTCCCGACGTGGCTGGTCCTGCTGATCGTGATCGTGGTGGCGCTGGCCTTGACCGAGCTCACCTCGAACACCGCCACGGCCGCGGCGTTCTTCCCGATCTTCGGCGCCGTGGCCGTGGGCCTGGGCATGGATCCGCTGTTCATGACCATCGCCGTGACCCTGGCAGTCTGCTCGGCCTACATGCTGCCGGTGGCCACGCCGTCCAACGCAGTGGCGTTCGGCTCGGGCGAGGTCACGATCAAGCAGATGGTGCGCGCCGGTGTCTGGCTCAACCTGGTCTCGCTGGCGCTGATCATGCTCGTGATGTACACGCTGGTCCCGTTGGTTTTCCCCGGCGGCATGTGA
- a CDS encoding LytR C-terminal domain-containing protein: MDPRREPDGRRIFTEHDLGRYFGVVDPKVLQRDRRRRHRRHAIVLLIVALIVSGVTVTAYQVLQGSWSIPGWEAAPPEEPLLCPAGEFDYSTASTVTVFNGTNLGGLAGDVANALEEREFVIGGVGNKGFTTSNMVAVIISGPEGRDTSLAVQRNIEGSVYLPDAREEATVDVIMGTQYEGLVSADGVNTAPGPLDCQRLETEAPTAALG; encoded by the coding sequence GTGGACCCGCGTCGCGAGCCGGACGGCCGGCGGATCTTCACGGAGCACGATCTCGGCCGGTATTTCGGGGTGGTGGACCCGAAGGTCCTGCAGCGGGACCGCCGCCGGCGTCACCGGCGGCACGCGATCGTGCTGCTGATCGTCGCGCTCATCGTCTCCGGGGTGACCGTCACGGCGTACCAGGTGCTGCAGGGGTCCTGGAGCATCCCGGGATGGGAGGCGGCTCCGCCGGAGGAGCCGCTCCTGTGCCCGGCGGGGGAATTCGACTACTCGACCGCGTCCACGGTGACGGTCTTCAATGGCACTAACCTCGGCGGGCTGGCCGGGGACGTGGCCAACGCGCTCGAAGAGCGTGAGTTCGTGATCGGCGGAGTCGGCAACAAGGGGTTCACCACCTCGAACATGGTGGCCGTCATCATCTCCGGACCAGAGGGACGGGACACATCCCTGGCGGTCCAGCGGAACATCGAGGGTTCGGTCTACCTCCCAGACGCCCGCGAGGAGGCCACGGTGGACGTCATCATGGGCACCCAGTACGAGGGCCTCGTATCGGCGGACGGGGTCAACACCGCACCCGGACCGCTGGACTGCCAGCGGCTCGAGACCGAGGCCCCGACGGCGGCGCTGGGCTGA
- a CDS encoding haloacid dehalogenase, translated as MRTVPPLGLLLDVDGPIASPETRRVPDGIVSALVTLADRGIPVVFNTGRSADFVLQHVATPLLAAGLPRDARFHAVCEKGAVHFSFASLTDLAAPASGSARNGETGEYGQDRTGDDPDAGLPRATRGHGVPAWMEVDAGMRLPVDLESRLVRLVGDYTDTMFYDDTKLAMFSAEMNVGESPERYRAGQRDFEDRVAGLLAEDRAADAFQLDSTIISSDVEHASSGKDRGAERSWTLIAADGELPMRWFTCGDSRTDYAMADWLQARGAPVVHVDVRHEDGIPETPYPVMTSEDLAAQGFGTAEGRHEEAGQAFLEWVLKTTGAPNATM; from the coding sequence ATGCGCACTGTGCCACCCCTCGGACTGCTCCTGGACGTCGACGGCCCCATCGCCTCGCCCGAGACCCGCCGCGTGCCGGACGGCATCGTCTCGGCACTGGTCACGCTGGCGGACCGCGGCATCCCCGTGGTCTTCAACACCGGCCGGTCCGCCGACTTCGTGCTGCAGCACGTGGCCACCCCACTCCTCGCTGCCGGCCTGCCCCGCGATGCCCGGTTCCACGCGGTGTGCGAGAAGGGCGCCGTCCACTTCTCCTTCGCCTCTCTGACCGACCTTGCCGCTCCGGCCTCCGGAAGCGCACGGAACGGCGAGACCGGCGAGTATGGTCAGGACCGCACTGGCGATGACCCCGACGCCGGCCTGCCCCGGGCCACGCGCGGCCACGGAGTGCCCGCGTGGATGGAGGTCGATGCCGGCATGAGGCTCCCAGTGGACCTGGAGTCCCGCTTGGTCCGGCTGGTGGGCGACTACACGGACACCATGTTCTACGACGACACCAAGCTGGCCATGTTCTCGGCCGAGATGAACGTGGGTGAGTCCCCGGAGCGCTACCGGGCAGGTCAGCGTGACTTCGAGGATCGCGTGGCCGGCCTCCTCGCCGAGGATCGGGCCGCCGACGCGTTCCAGCTGGACTCGACCATCATCTCCTCGGACGTCGAGCATGCCTCCAGTGGCAAGGACCGGGGCGCGGAGCGCTCCTGGACTCTGATCGCTGCCGACGGGGAACTGCCGATGCGCTGGTTCACCTGCGGGGATTCCCGCACGGACTACGCCATGGCTGACTGGCTGCAGGCGCGCGGGGCGCCGGTGGTACATGTGGATGTCCGGCACGAGGACGGCATCCCGGAGACCCCGTACCCGGTGATGACCAGTGAAGACCTGGCCGCTCAGGGCTTCGGGACGGCCGAAGGCCGGCATGAGGAAGCCGGGCAGGCCTTCCTGGAGTGGGTATTAAAGACCACTGGCGCGCCGAACGCCACCATGTGA
- a CDS encoding isopenicillin N synthase family oxygenase — MTSALSDDSTTTGAPLDIPVLDLSTMRAADGSFAPDFLDRLRHAAHHVGFFQIVNYGAAAGQVDDLFRVTAEFFARPDEQKLALHNQNSPHYRGYSSVGSERTQGRPDSREQIDFSPDRAPVPAEQIKPGEEYWHLQGPNQWPADMPELERAAMDWTSLMDRVGEDLLKALCVSIGLDENHFAEPFAGDRAWMGKLAHYVGGVKEAGTQGVGLHADYGFITLLLQDLVGGLEVRPYGQDEWLPVEPIHGALVVNLGEMLEVATNGYLMATIHRAVAPDEGVDRYSVPFFYSPRLDAVIEPVELPAELAAEARGVSDDPDNPMLASFGSNMLKGFVRAHPKVTKKFHPELAAK, encoded by the coding sequence ATGACTTCTGCGCTCTCTGACGACTCCACCACCACCGGTGCACCGTTGGACATCCCGGTCCTGGACCTGTCCACCATGCGGGCCGCCGACGGCTCGTTCGCCCCGGACTTCCTGGACCGGTTGCGCCATGCCGCCCACCACGTGGGCTTCTTCCAGATCGTCAACTACGGCGCCGCCGCCGGCCAGGTGGACGACCTGTTCCGCGTCACCGCCGAATTCTTCGCTCGGCCGGACGAGCAGAAGCTGGCCCTGCACAACCAGAATTCCCCGCACTACCGCGGCTATTCCTCGGTGGGCTCCGAGCGCACCCAGGGACGCCCGGATTCGCGCGAGCAGATCGACTTCTCCCCGGACCGAGCCCCGGTTCCGGCCGAGCAGATCAAGCCCGGCGAGGAGTACTGGCACCTGCAGGGCCCCAACCAGTGGCCGGCGGACATGCCTGAACTCGAGCGGGCCGCCATGGACTGGACCAGTCTCATGGATCGCGTCGGCGAGGACCTGTTGAAGGCCCTGTGCGTTTCCATCGGCTTGGACGAGAACCACTTCGCTGAGCCGTTCGCCGGCGACCGCGCGTGGATGGGCAAGCTGGCCCACTACGTCGGCGGCGTGAAGGAGGCCGGTACCCAGGGCGTCGGCCTGCATGCCGACTACGGCTTCATCACCCTGTTGCTGCAGGACCTGGTGGGAGGCCTTGAGGTGCGCCCCTACGGGCAGGACGAGTGGTTGCCTGTCGAGCCGATCCACGGCGCCCTGGTCGTCAACCTCGGCGAGATGCTCGAGGTGGCGACCAACGGTTACCTCATGGCCACCATCCACCGGGCCGTCGCCCCGGACGAAGGCGTGGACCGCTATTCCGTGCCGTTCTTCTACTCCCCACGCCTGGACGCGGTGATCGAGCCCGTGGAGCTGCCGGCCGAGCTGGCCGCCGAGGCCCGCGGCGTCTCCGACGATCCGGACAACCCCATGCTGGCCTCGTTCGGCTCCAACATGCTCAAGGGCTTCGTCCGCGCGCATCCGAAGGTCACCAAGAAATTCCACCCCGAGCTGGCCGCGAAGTAG
- a CDS encoding DUF1801 domain-containing protein: protein MTTKGDTPGGFSAQERAAMKERAAELKADAKRAKGAKKAAADEADLLAKIAQMPEGDREMAERLHLIVATVAPDLAPKLYYGQPGYNRDGKVVVFFRSGQMDKDRYSTFGVSSKAALDEADGFWPTSYALIDPTEAAWERLADVVRRAAAPE from the coding sequence ATGACGACCAAGGGTGACACCCCAGGAGGATTCTCCGCGCAGGAGCGGGCCGCGATGAAGGAGCGTGCTGCCGAACTGAAGGCCGACGCCAAGCGGGCCAAGGGGGCGAAGAAGGCGGCTGCCGACGAAGCGGACCTTCTCGCGAAGATCGCGCAGATGCCCGAAGGGGACCGGGAGATGGCGGAACGGCTGCACTTGATCGTCGCCACGGTCGCCCCTGACTTGGCGCCCAAGCTTTACTACGGTCAGCCCGGGTACAACCGGGACGGGAAGGTCGTGGTCTTCTTCCGCAGCGGGCAGATGGACAAGGACCGCTATTCGACCTTCGGTGTCAGTTCGAAGGCGGCGCTCGACGAGGCTGATGGTTTCTGGCCGACCTCCTACGCCCTCATCGATCCGACCGAGGCGGCCTGGGAGCGGCTTGCAGACGTCGTCCGGCGCGCGGCGGCACCGGAATAA
- a CDS encoding sodium:solute symporter family protein, translating to MPPAQEINQLGIMAVVLLLVLFYGGTMWMSVGISRKKENADGYMTAGNNIGFGISAASMTATWIWASSMYASATAGYTYGISGPIHYGLWGALMILFIYPFGKRIRKVAPKAHTLAEVMYARHGRSSQLMLAGSNVLGSLISLTSNFIAGGALISMLSPLSFGAGIVIVAAGVLMYTLWSGFRASVLTDFAQVMFMLGAAVIIIPVIFFVAGGPGMFEAGVAAGNVTPQQENFFSSEAFMNQGAPYIAAVLAYAIGNQTIAQRLFAVREDLIKPTFVTATIGYGGAVIGVGMLGVMALYLGIEPMNGDVNNLIPQMAGTYLGPILLGLAFIMIIGALSSTADSDLAALSSIVMADIYGQSVGKKKANPKTMLLVGRISMIVATGAGLYFATAQFNILDLLVFVGALWGCLVFPVIASFYWPKVTNAAFSVSVLAALVAFLPVRFEWIPFTGALGFSVELLATVGIGVVLGIMSFGFFGLKPAIWVGGIATVAAAPFTFAGIFTDGLRDYTVLSASLVAYAVSFLVCYLMSVRSKQDFDFDVIKDITGDFDPETPQTAEQIVAAAAAVKASEASGGSTSADSQRD from the coding sequence ATGCCACCCGCTCAGGAGATCAACCAACTAGGAATCATGGCAGTGGTGTTACTGCTGGTGCTCTTCTACGGCGGAACCATGTGGATGTCCGTGGGCATCAGCCGGAAGAAGGAGAACGCCGACGGCTACATGACAGCCGGTAACAACATCGGATTCGGCATCTCGGCGGCATCGATGACCGCCACCTGGATCTGGGCCTCGTCCATGTACGCGTCCGCCACCGCGGGCTACACGTACGGCATCTCCGGCCCCATCCACTACGGGCTCTGGGGAGCCCTGATGATCCTCTTCATCTACCCCTTCGGCAAGCGCATCCGCAAGGTTGCCCCGAAGGCCCATACCTTGGCCGAGGTCATGTACGCACGCCACGGACGGTCCTCCCAGTTGATGCTGGCCGGATCCAACGTCCTGGGGTCACTGATCTCGTTGACCTCCAACTTCATCGCCGGCGGCGCCCTGATCTCGATGCTGTCCCCGCTGAGCTTCGGTGCGGGCATCGTGATCGTGGCCGCGGGAGTGCTGATGTATACCCTGTGGTCCGGCTTCCGAGCCTCCGTGCTGACCGACTTCGCCCAGGTGATGTTCATGCTCGGCGCGGCCGTCATCATCATCCCCGTGATCTTCTTCGTGGCCGGCGGACCGGGCATGTTCGAGGCCGGCGTGGCCGCCGGCAACGTCACCCCTCAGCAGGAGAACTTCTTCTCCTCCGAGGCCTTCATGAACCAGGGTGCCCCGTACATCGCGGCCGTCCTCGCCTATGCCATCGGCAACCAGACCATCGCGCAGCGCCTGTTCGCCGTGCGGGAGGATCTCATCAAGCCGACCTTCGTGACCGCCACCATCGGCTACGGCGGCGCCGTGATCGGCGTCGGCATGCTCGGTGTCATGGCCCTCTACCTGGGCATCGAACCCATGAACGGGGACGTCAACAACCTCATCCCGCAGATGGCCGGCACCTACCTCGGCCCGATCCTGTTGGGCCTGGCGTTCATCATGATCATCGGCGCCCTGTCCTCCACCGCCGACTCGGACCTGGCCGCCCTATCCTCCATCGTCATGGCGGACATCTACGGCCAGTCGGTCGGCAAGAAGAAGGCCAACCCGAAGACCATGCTGTTGGTCGGCCGCATCAGCATGATCGTGGCCACGGGCGCAGGGTTGTATTTCGCCACGGCGCAGTTCAACATCCTCGATCTGCTGGTGTTCGTCGGTGCCCTGTGGGGCTGCCTGGTGTTCCCGGTCATCGCCTCGTTCTACTGGCCGAAGGTCACCAACGCGGCCTTCTCCGTCTCGGTGCTCGCCGCCCTCGTGGCGTTCCTGCCGGTGCGCTTCGAGTGGATCCCGTTCACCGGCGCCCTCGGCTTCAGCGTCGAGCTGTTGGCCACAGTCGGCATCGGCGTGGTGCTGGGCATCATGTCCTTCGGGTTCTTCGGCCTGAAGCCGGCGATCTGGGTCGGCGGGATCGCCACCGTGGCAGCCGCGCCCTTCACATTCGCCGGGATCTTCACCGACGGTCTCCGCGACTACACCGTGCTCTCCGCCTCGCTGGTCGCCTACGCGGTGTCCTTCCTGGTCTGCTACCTGATGTCGGTCCGATCCAAGCAGGACTTCGACTTCGACGTCATCAAGGACATCACCGGCGACTTCGACCCGGAGACCCCGCAGACAGCCGAGCAGATCGTGGCGGCAGCCGCTGCCGTTAAGGCCTCAGAGGCCTCCGGCGGATCCACCTCGGCCGACTCCCAGCGCGACTGA
- a CDS encoding putative transporter small subunit: MTTVLLTVYILMWPVIVAFVLFFIARGFFRDVSESKKAGRPII, translated from the coding sequence ATGACAACAGTTCTGCTGACTGTGTACATCCTGATGTGGCCCGTGATCGTGGCCTTCGTCCTGTTCTTCATCGCCCGCGGATTCTTCCGCGACGTCTCGGAGTCCAAGAAGGCGGGCCGCCCGATCATCTGA
- a CDS encoding TetR/AcrR family transcriptional regulator, with product MTTRSRRTPRNPPPEVAPRTPAEPSSWRDYRHDLLPPLLSSALKSFTGHGYHGTTIRQLAEGAGLSVPGLYHHYPSKHALLVAIMSHAMNDLWDRSNAAIAEAGDSVALQFHHLVECLVLFHASRRDLAFIAFSEIRSLNPDAREHHIAARDRQQRLLDAIVDRGVRDGVFTSEDPHLLSTAVITMCTGVSQWFQPEGAQSPAQLAEKYCLIAGRAAGTTTTSVEPLRSHQP from the coding sequence ATGACCACACGTTCACGCCGAACACCCCGCAACCCACCCCCTGAGGTGGCGCCCCGCACCCCGGCGGAACCGTCCTCCTGGCGGGATTACCGGCACGATCTCCTGCCACCCCTTCTGAGCAGCGCGCTGAAGAGCTTCACGGGACACGGTTACCACGGCACGACGATCCGTCAGCTGGCGGAAGGAGCCGGATTGTCCGTGCCCGGGCTTTACCACCACTACCCGTCGAAGCATGCCCTGCTGGTGGCCATCATGTCGCACGCCATGAACGACCTGTGGGACCGCAGCAACGCCGCTATCGCAGAGGCCGGCGATTCCGTCGCCCTGCAGTTCCACCATCTGGTTGAATGCCTTGTCCTGTTCCACGCCAGCAGACGGGACCTGGCCTTCATCGCCTTCAGCGAGATCCGCAGCCTGAATCCGGACGCCCGCGAACATCACATCGCCGCCCGCGACCGGCAGCAACGCCTCTTGGACGCGATCGTCGACCGCGGAGTCCGAGACGGGGTCTTCACCTCAGAGGATCCGCATCTACTGAGCACCGCAGTGATCACCATGTGCACCGGCGTGTCCCAGTGGTTCCAGCCCGAGGGAGCCCAAAGCCCTGCGCAACTGGCGGAGAAGTACTGCTTGATTGCCGGCCGCGCCGCCGGCACTACGACCACCTCCGTCGAGCCACTGCGGTCGCACCAGCCGTAA
- a CDS encoding class I adenylate-forming enzyme family protein produces the protein METTATHRWAGLYPQGVGATHVVTAASLAEAWRLRVASNPGSKAIAYFDGELTAREVDELSDALAVALADRGVSHGDRIGIQLQNIPQYALALVALWKLGAIGVLLNPMYQGRELRHLIDDSGARGLIVDDLLYAGTADTAQESSVEWIISTSGRAFQTRNDPRVFSPGERGRTSPDGDLVMLLEQFSGQAPAPLELSQDDVALLTYTSGTTGPPKGAMNTHGNILNVAETTASWMGLAPEDAVLAVAPLFHITGAVIDAVTPLLHDTTLVLVNRTQPEVVVDAFKEHGVTCTTGSITVFNAIERVDVATAAHFSSTKNLYSGGAPIPPSTVEKFERRFGQYIHNIFGMTETTSAVIAVPPGTRAPVDPSSGSLSIGLPMPNIEARIIDPDGKPLLAGEQGELELSGPQIVPGYWNNPEATEHAMPGGRLRTGDVSIMDEDGWVYIVDRLKDQINVSGYKVWPREVEDILYEHPAVFEAAVVGAPDEYRGETVVAYVTVRGGTEVTEQEIIDFAKSRLAAYKYPRNVHIIDDLPKTQTGKIRRRALRDGLKEGHQ, from the coding sequence ATGGAAACCACGGCAACCCACCGTTGGGCCGGCCTCTACCCCCAGGGGGTCGGTGCCACCCACGTGGTCACCGCAGCATCCCTCGCTGAAGCGTGGCGCCTCCGGGTCGCGTCCAATCCGGGCAGCAAGGCCATTGCCTACTTCGATGGCGAACTGACGGCGCGCGAGGTCGATGAGCTCTCCGATGCCTTGGCCGTCGCCCTGGCCGACCGGGGCGTCTCCCACGGGGACCGCATCGGAATCCAGCTGCAGAACATCCCGCAGTACGCTCTCGCGCTGGTGGCCCTGTGGAAGCTCGGTGCCATCGGCGTGCTCCTCAATCCGATGTACCAGGGCCGAGAACTGCGGCACCTCATCGACGACTCCGGTGCCCGAGGCCTGATCGTCGACGATCTCCTCTACGCCGGCACGGCCGACACCGCCCAGGAGAGCTCCGTGGAGTGGATCATCTCCACCTCCGGGCGAGCCTTCCAGACACGCAATGATCCACGTGTCTTCTCCCCGGGCGAGCGGGGCAGGACCTCCCCGGACGGGGACCTGGTCATGCTTCTGGAGCAGTTCTCGGGCCAGGCCCCGGCACCCCTGGAACTCAGCCAAGATGATGTCGCGCTGCTGACCTACACGTCCGGAACCACCGGCCCGCCCAAGGGCGCGATGAACACCCACGGCAACATCCTGAACGTCGCCGAGACCACGGCCTCCTGGATGGGGCTGGCCCCCGAAGACGCAGTGCTGGCCGTGGCACCCCTGTTCCACATCACCGGCGCCGTGATCGACGCAGTCACGCCGCTACTGCACGACACCACCTTGGTGCTGGTCAACCGGACCCAGCCCGAGGTGGTGGTGGATGCCTTCAAGGAGCACGGCGTCACGTGCACCACCGGCTCGATCACGGTCTTCAACGCCATCGAGCGGGTTGACGTGGCCACTGCGGCGCATTTCTCCTCCACCAAGAACTTGTATTCGGGTGGCGCCCCGATCCCCCCGTCCACCGTGGAGAAGTTCGAGCGGCGCTTCGGGCAGTACATCCACAACATCTTCGGGATGACCGAAACCACCTCCGCCGTCATCGCGGTCCCCCCTGGGACCAGGGCTCCCGTGGACCCGTCCAGTGGAAGCCTGTCCATCGGCTTGCCGATGCCGAACATCGAGGCTCGAATTATCGACCCGGACGGCAAGCCGCTCCTGGCCGGCGAGCAGGGCGAACTTGAACTCTCCGGCCCGCAGATCGTGCCGGGCTACTGGAACAACCCGGAGGCCACGGAACACGCCATGCCGGGCGGTCGATTGCGCACCGGCGACGTGTCCATCATGGACGAGGACGGTTGGGTGTACATCGTTGACCGCCTGAAGGACCAGATCAACGTCTCCGGTTACAAGGTCTGGCCCCGCGAGGTCGAGGACATCCTCTACGAACACCCGGCCGTGTTCGAGGCCGCCGTGGTCGGCGCGCCGGACGAGTACAGGGGCGAGACGGTGGTCGCCTACGTCACCGTCCGTGGCGGGACTGAAGTGACGGAGCAGGAGATCATCGACTTCGCCAAGTCGCGCCTGGCCGCCTACAAGTACCCGCGCAACGTCCACATCATCGACGACCTCCCCAAGACCCAGACGGGGAAGATCCGCCGCCGCGCCCTGCGTGACGGCCTGAAGGAAGGCCACCAGTGA
- a CDS encoding SDR family oxidoreductase, translating into MTHVNDLQGKTAIVTGASRGIGLGIVQELVARGAKVCLTARTPEPLDEAVRSLPEGSAISVAGKSHNPEHRQQVLDTVAREFGGLDILVNNAGINPVYGPLAELDLDAARKVFEVNVFGTLAWVQAVLRHPELAFRERGGRIVNLSSVTGETPSTGIGLYGISKAAVSHLTRTLAVELGPEIRVNAVAPAVVKTDFAKALYEGKEDEVASQYPLGRLGTPQDIAQAVGYLVSDESSWVTAQVINLDGGLITAGGTA; encoded by the coding sequence GTGACCCACGTCAACGATCTGCAAGGAAAGACGGCCATCGTCACCGGGGCGAGCCGCGGCATCGGCCTGGGCATCGTCCAGGAGCTGGTGGCCCGCGGCGCGAAGGTCTGCCTCACGGCCCGGACGCCGGAGCCCCTCGACGAGGCCGTCCGATCCCTCCCTGAGGGCTCAGCGATCTCCGTGGCCGGCAAATCTCATAATCCCGAGCACCGGCAGCAGGTCCTGGATACGGTGGCCCGGGAGTTCGGTGGCCTGGACATCCTGGTCAACAATGCCGGCATCAACCCGGTGTACGGGCCCCTCGCCGAGCTGGACCTGGATGCGGCCCGGAAGGTCTTCGAGGTCAATGTCTTCGGGACCCTGGCGTGGGTCCAGGCGGTGCTGAGGCATCCGGAGTTGGCGTTCCGGGAGCGTGGCGGACGGATTGTGAACCTGTCCTCCGTGACCGGTGAGACGCCCTCCACCGGCATCGGTCTCTATGGCATCAGCAAGGCGGCCGTGTCCCATCTGACCCGAACGCTCGCGGTCGAGCTGGGACCGGAGATCCGTGTGAACGCGGTGGCCCCGGCCGTGGTCAAGACCGATTTCGCCAAGGCCCTCTACGAGGGCAAGGAGGACGAGGTCGCCAGCCAGTACCCACTGGGCCGTCTCGGCACTCCACAGGACATCGCACAGGCCGTGGGCTATCTGGTGTCCGACGAGTCCTCCTGGGTCACCGCCCAGGTGATCAACCTCGACGGCGGCCTGATCACCGCCGGCGGCACGGCCTGA